The Sardina pilchardus chromosome 5, fSarPil1.1, whole genome shotgun sequence DNA window TTCCAGTGTGCGGATCTTGACACTTTTCTTTGAACTGTATATATTTTCTTATCCTGTACCCGAATTGTATGGACGTACATTATTAAACTTTGCTTATTCAGCTTTGACATTTTACAATGTGAATGCAATATTTTCCATTAGTGCTAGGAGTTAAATACATTTCATTTTACACACAAACTTGTATTATATTCTTCTGTCACTCTGACTGGGTAGTGTATTTGTGGGCTATGTTTAATGACACATGCCAGCATCTCACTGCAGTGGGGTGCCCCAAGGCTCAGTGCTGGGGCCCCTTCTCTTATACCAACTTGTTGCGCCCAATCATCCACTCACATGGCTTCTCATATCACTGATACGCAGAAGATACACAACTATCTTTCCTGCCTAATGATGCCATAGTCTCGGCACGGATCTCCTACTGCCTCCGACATATCTGCTTGGATGAAAGAATACCAAATCCAACTAAATATCGCAAAGACTGGAGCACTAGCTGTTCTTTCCAGCCAAACAAACCatacacaacatcaacatcaaaacaGACACCCTCTCTCTTGCACCTACCAAGGTGGCATGACTGATGACCAGCTAATCTTCTCTGACCATGTTACCTCTATTGCCTGATCATGCTGCTTCACACTATTCAATAAGGACAATCAGCCCATACCTCGCCCAACACGCCTCTCAGCTCCTAGTAGACCTTGGTTTTCCCATGCCTTGACTACTGCAATGTCCTGAGCTTGTGCAGTAAAACCGTTACAGAGGGTCCAGAGCATTGCAGCCCACCAGGTCTTCAATCAACCAAAAAGGGCATGTGCTACCCCACTGTTCATTGAACTCCACTAGTTACCGCATCATATTCAAGTCACTAATACTTGCTTACAAAGTGATTGCTGGGTCTGCACCCATTCATTTAAGTGTTCCTCCAAGGCCCCCACACCCACTGCAATCCAGACTATTTTCATCTGTGGTCCCCCGATGGTGCACTAATCTGCCAAGTGCCACCAGAGCAggggtgtctctctctgtctacaaaGAAGGCGCATCTTCCAAGGATACCTCCTATAAAGTGCTACTGACGACCTGACACACCTGACTTAGGTTGCTTTCACGGTCCGTTTAACTGGACTGGACCCGGGTGCGGTTACTTCTACCGTAGTTGgtctgtgttcacattacatgtttgtctgcgcacccgggtccgtttgcgtcataagcaCCATGCTTCTAGACACGAACTTCtagaattctgtttacaaatatcaacacagcagaaggcagtgcaatgaagaagacaaaggtaaagattcttcAGAATCTTTggaacgtttgcttagcaacctgctccagcgTTCTAGGGAACTGGACCCcagaccaccttttcaggcggacccgggtccggtcccgggtccgcacccgagttcggtacggttgcgttcacacaataaaaaacaaccgaaccatcggaccaaacgaacccgggtccggtccagaggacctagtgtgaaagcacACTTACCCTGctctatcctcctcctccttccaccactctctcctcctataCGTTGACTAGTACTTATGCACTCCTACTAGCattgacagatgcagtggtAATTCCTGTTTAGGGTCTCCTTTGCTCtcctttggataaaagtgtctgcgaaatgaataaatgtaaacatgaaTTACAGAACATAGGTGATACATGGATGACCCATTAGTGACTGACTTCTAAAAACATACAAAGGACAAAGGAATGGATGACTTATTATTCTTTAGTCAATTTTCAGAAGTTACCATAACCAAATAAGGTGGAGTTGTGGGTAAAATGAGTTGGAGCGCTTTCAAACATCAAATAATATATACTTTCAGTGCAAATATCACTTTTAAAAAGCTGAAAAGATTACCTGGATAAATGGACTATTATCACAGTTTTGTATGAGGGCAAGACCAaagtaaatatatgtttttattttaattgttcACACAAAAATACCCATCTGATATGTCAATGCCAGCAAATTTACACAACAAAACTGGACCGACAGTTAATAGCCAACATGATCCCTTTTAACATCAAAAGTGTTTTATTGTAACGTGGCATGGTCAAACTCAAACTTATAGGATAAATTCGGGCTGGCTTCCAACCTGGCTTTGTTCAAAACAGTCACAAGACACAAGCAGACTGTAAATAAAACAGTTGGGTGtgttatttaaaatgtttttggtCAGGGTCTGCCTGTACAAATGCAAACTCCTCCATAGGTGAGTTTAAGCCTGATATCCAGCAACTGCTTTGGCAGGTGTAAACTAAAACTGTTCCAAACTCAATAGCCAGATCCAATTGTGGGTCACACATTCTGAGTAAACTGACCAGAGCTGGCATAAGCTGGAATTCAAATGTTCTAGAACTTCCACAGTGACAGCATGGTGGAACGATCTGTTTTACATCCAAAGGTGGTTTGGAGATGAACAATGGTGAACTATTTCTACAGTATCTTAAAACCTGTTCAGGACATAGGGAGATTCTCTTCATGAAACCTGTGAACACAGCATCCCCATGGCGGGCCTCTGCTTTCTCATACCTCTCTTGTCCCCCTCCCTCACCTGCCTTCAAGTCCATTGCAGTCGCACCCTCGCGTTGCTCATACTCTCGCAGCAACTCCTTAGCATGCTCCATGCCACAGTCCCACGCAAAGTCAGACTCCTCAACTACACTGACATAGAAGGGCTGAAACATTGGGCCCTCGAGCTTAGGATCCCCTCTCGAGCTAATACTGAGGCACTGTAGTTGACTGCTGACATCCGGAGCAGCTTCAGTAGAAAACACAGTGGCATTCTGTACAGTCTGAGTCTTACTGGCAGTCCATGTTTCACCGCCATCTTCTTCCTCGCCCCAGTCATCTGCATCATCACACCAGTCAGTGCTAGCCATGGGCGCTTGCTGCACTGCTGGGTCCTCAGCCCTTAGTCGCTCTGTAGAGGACTTGATGTCTGACTCCAGGCACTGTGAGCGCAGGACCCTCCAGCTGTCAGATTTGCCATGGCAGTCTGAGTTGGTGCAGGCAAATACATTTATGGTCCGATGATAGGAAGAGGCATCAAGAGGACAATATACCTGCACAacatgagaaagagaagagcTACACAGAGCACACCTTGGATACTCCAGGGATACAGCAGGGAGCAGGTCCGGTTCACCTCCGACCTTGTTGGTCAGAAATGTAGACAGGTTTCTCCTCTTGTCATCAATAGCTCCGTCACAGAGTCCTATAAGTGGATTTTCTTGTGGTGTTGCCATAATAGCTAGAAATTGTCATAGTAAAGGGAGACAAACACGTGTTAACTTTAGAAGCTACACTCAACGTGGTGTAGGCTCATCACGCAGACGCAATAATATTTGTCATCATTGTGCGCCTTTGTGTATGCTTGATGTCATTGATCTGCGACACACTTTTACACCAATCAAAAGTCGGGATTTTTCTTCCGCTAGAATGTGCGCTGGCGCTGGTCTGTGCAGGCTATTTTGTTAACGTtagttattttattttcttgaaTTTAACTGAATTTGATGTTGCAGCTGTCAATAGGTATTTTCTTCAGTGTAAGACCACGAGGATCTTGTTCATTGAGGCTTTGAAAACGGGAAGGTTTACAAAGGAAACTACAGTGCAGCGTTAGCTGTCCAGTTGGGTAGTGCTAGGTAGGTAACGTTCAGTCCTACTAACAGTCTCTTGTTATCGTTCATCTATCGACACAACGTTTAGCACCATTTTATCTGAAATGCTGATATTGCGCCCCGACATGAACATTTTGACTGCATTTTACATTGTGTTTATCCGGATCTGTTGAACACCATCTCAGCAACGCACTGCTAGCTGGCTAACGGAGTTAGAGCAGTATCAACCTCgcctagctagctaacgttacttCACCATGAGCACGAAACGGGCCAATTGTGGAGGCATAGGAACTCATTCACCATCAAGTTCCAACTCAACAGGCAGTGGTGTCTGTCGCAAGCAGAACACAGGCACTACTATGCAGTCCGGTGGCGGCTTCACCTTTGAGCCGAAGGGCGAAAGAGCTGGATGCGAATCCAGTGTCTCCATCTCATCATTGAAAAACCGTCTCGCCCCAACCATACGGAACACTCTCGCCGCTGCGGTGGACACACTTCTCGGTGAGATGGTTCTCGTGTTAACCGAGACGCAGCAAGACCTGGTGTCTAAGGAGCAAGAAAACGAGAGACTTAAAGTACGACTTgaggtgtcagagagagagatgaagacgcTTCAAGATTGTTTGTGCAGCGCCCAGAAACTCATCGACCAACTCCAAGGTCCCTTTGGTGGGACCCCCAATTACGGGCAACAGTTTTATCCCACCTCTCCTCCGGGGTCTCTTAATCCTGGACTTGACAGGTCCCGAATGGGACATCGGATGCCGAACGGGCCCGATGCTCGTTGTTATGGTGTTGAACCAGACTACGGAGGTAACATAGGTGATGCTTCAATGGGATACGATTCCCGGGACGACTACAAGAACTGCCATCTGTCCATTCAAGCGGATGGTACCGTAACCAATCACATGTTTGACTCCATGACGGTAAACTCTCAAGGAATGTCATCAGAACTCCACAGGCCAGGTGAGCAGCCCTTCTcgcttttgttttcatttcatagTTTTGCAGATGATATGATCACGTTGTAAATTAaaattataattaaaaaaagtATATTATTTTAACCTGAAGAAGGCTGCATAGAACGTTTCAATGATGATAAAGTTACATCTGATTTGTTAAGGTATTAAATGATAATCAACTTTGAAAGATGTGGCCATTATGGTTTCCAAACCAGAAGTTGAATGACTATTGATATCTCCTGTCTGAAGCGGAAAAAAACTGTCTCGACCTAACATTGTTATTGCTCCGCTCTAGATGTTGGAGTGGAGGTGAGGAGACACCCTGAGGGGCCAGGCCTGGGCCCCCTGCCCCCATCTGGCCACCGGCTGACGGTGAAGGAGGAGCAGGGTCAGGCCTCGGGCCCACTATGTCGCCGGGGAGGCCGGGAGCCAGGCTCTGGAACTGGGGCACCGGGAGGGGGTGAGACGGAGCAGACCGCTCAGAGTGTTGGTGAGCTGGGCTGCATCCacgtggtggaggaggagggcgggagTGGCGGTGGAGGCGCACGCCGCGGCTACCCGCAGACGCACCCACCTCAGCCCGGTCCTCACAACGAGGCCTCCACCAGCGCCGGCCAACGCGGCCACGCCGGGCTCAGGAGCGCCCAGAAGACGACGACGACCACGCAGACCACGCCGACCCGGGGGTCGCCCGGGACGGCGACGGGGGGGCACGGAGGGAGCACGCCGGGCCGCTCGTCTCTCGGGGAGCGAAGCGAGGACGGGATGGGGGCCAGCGCCGCCGGGGCGATGACGGGGACGAACGCGGACGGCGGCGACCGCCCGCACCTGTGCCTGGAGTGCGGCAAGACGTTCCGGCTCATCTCCAGCCTGAAGAAGCACGTGCGCATCCACACGGGCGAGAAGCCGTACCCGTGCGGCGTGTGCGGCCGGCGCTTCCGCGAGTCGGGCGCGCTCAAGACGCACCTGCGCATCCACACGGGCGAGAAGCCGTACGCCTGCTCGGAGTGCGGCACGCGCTTCCGCCACCTGGACGGCCTGCGCAAGCACCGGCGCACGCACACCGGCGAGAAGCCGTACGTGTGCGCCATCTGCGGCAAGCGGCTCAGCCGCCTGCAGCACCTCAAGCACCACCAGCGCATCCACACCGGCGAGCGGCCGTGCGTCTGCCCCTGCTGCCACTGCAGCTTCAAGGACCCCGCCAGCCTCCGCAAGCACCTCCGCACCAGCCACCCGGGGGaccccgccgccgccaccgtcaCCGCCACCCAGGACGGGCCGCTCGGCGGCGGGTTCAAGGAGGACCCCGAggggggtgctgctggtggtggcggtggaggcggtggcgggggtgggggcggtgggGCAGGAGGGGAGGACGACCCTCTCCAGGGCTCCATCGGCTCGTCCCCGGGGGCGGCCATGCGGTTTGGGATGtggggcgaggaggaggagcaggatgaGGAAGAGCAGCCGGTGGTGGACTGTGTGTGAGGAGGCAGGGTTTGGGCTCCATAGTCCgtacgcgcaaacacacacctgcactgatGTGCAgatatgtgtatgtgatgtcAATTTTGAATCAGTGGACAGGCACCTTGttccatgtatgtatgtatattcgtgtgtgtgtgtgtgtgtgtgtgtgagcttgcttTAGTATTTATCCTACTTTAGCACCTTAATGATTGGGTCAGACTGTAAACTCTCCCAGTTATCTCCTGGGCCTTTGTATTAGCGGTAACTTGGGTGGTTTATGACGGCCCACTAAGCATATTTCACCCTCTGGGAGTGAAAATGTTACGTAACCAGCTTCTTATTTTTGTTCTCAGTGAAATGTGTTCATGTCATGCAAATCATAATAACCATCATGATGTTTTCGTCCAGCTCAATCATGGCTTTGTAAAAAAGATCTCAATACACATTGTAAATATGGTTTTGTTCTCAGATTATCTGAGCAGGGAAAGTTTCTGTTGTGGAAATTTGCCAAATTTATGGAAGAGAAATGAGAAGGTGATATCTGCCAAAGTATTTTTTAATGTTGGCTTAAAAGCTGTGCAGTTGGGTCTCCCAACATTGTAAGCACAATAAATGTTAAACATTGAAAATGAATTCATGCCTTCCTTGTCAGCAGTTCAGAGACTGTAGATGTTTGGTTATAAACTGGCACAATTGTGTTAGAATGTCAAGAGGGATGTTCATGCTCCTGTAATTTAGCAAAATTTGGACCCTCATTTCCCACTGGCAATTAAGGCTGTTTTCATATTTAGTCCATTTTGTTGGTCCAAACTCGAGTGCAATtatcccccccttccccccattTCCTACCCCCTGGTCTCCTTTCACATGACATTTTTTGGCTGTGAACCAAGGTCTGTATATGTCACCGTAAGGAATGCACAGCTTTTATTTACTaatgttgcttggcaacaaaacaagggacaaaaaaaatggaaagcGTCACTTCTCTCCTTCATTGAGATGCTTGGAGGTACCACTTACTATGCATCATAATTTAGCATTTTGCCTTTACTTGGTACCTTCTCATTGAACAGTGATATATTTACTGGAGGAAAATTTAGATCTATCGGTGGTCATCTGACtgcatttacatgcactttagtatcccGGTTACGATTGGGGTTTTGAAGTATCCCGGTTACGtatttgcacatgtaaacatcatactACGATTTCGGAACCCCGGATAAGCCCTTATCCGGTTACGAATATCCCGGTTATGCTAGGTGGTGTACTCCTAGAGAAACCAgaatactatatactgtatgatcaaaatcgggataagcctcataaccgggatactaaagtgcatgtaaatgcaGTGACTATTACCTCTCGGATTTAAATTCGCTAGATTTCGCACCAAATACATACGTAGCCTAGATCTCTGTCTGGGATCCCTACATCCCACTTCTTTCACCCTGAAGGAAGCGATCCAATAGCTGAAGTGAGCCTTTGTCTGCACCAAAATCTGTTGTGAGAAAGCAGCCGCCTCAGCGTGTGAATAATTAATGTGAGGTGTGAATGCATCTGCCCAGAAATGCATTCATGAACATATGCATTTGTGTTCATGGTGAAGCTttcatttgcgtgcgtgcgtgcgtgcgtgcgtgcgtgagtgcgtgagtgtgtgtatgtgtgtgtgtctgcatgcatgttgTGATGCAGCCACTGAGAGTAATGTGCCTGTAAGAGTGTCCAAGAGATCAGTGTTCCTCTCCCTGTAAATTGCCTTAAACTCAATCCGGTCGTCTGGTACCTGCACATATTAactacaaaaaaacatttatttacttgACATTGAACCATCCTTTTAGTAGCCCAAGCAACTTACCCCTGTCGCATGGATTACAGATATAAAGAATACAGTGGATGGAGCTTCTGTTCTACTTATACACCTTTTCAGATCGTATTCAACCAGCAGAATGCCGTTTTCaccacattgttttgttttccctgcTGTGAGCAGATTGCTCCGTTTTGATTGTCATCATATGAATTTGGATCCACCTGTCGGAAAACTCTCCTGATTGATATGAAGGCATTGACCTCTTCTGCTGGGTTTCTCCTGTATGTTACTATCACGTGGAAGTAGTACATCACTCTGAATAATCATAAGCACCAACTTCATTTTCAAGGGTTGACAGGGTGTTTTTAAGATTGAAGACTGTTTCTTCAGTGGGTGAATATATTGTACTATAATACATACTCTTCACAAAAATAACTGCTATGGGTAACTTCAGCCGAATGGAGGCATACATTTTTTCTAGGTGTTTTTTGGTCCTTAATATAGCTACACACTGTTCATCGTAAAGTAGTGCTTTGGACTGGAGGGAGATGTAGCAGACACAATTATACAGGGTAATGTTTTAATCCTTGGGTTAACATTCTTTACTAAGTACTCATTGTTAAAGCAGCCATCAAAGAGCTTGCTTCAAGCTATTAGCTCACTGAATCGGATATGCATGGCATGTAAAGTGTGTGAAACTTAGGCCTTTGCTATACTTTGATACCAAATGTTTGCCGTTACTAGTCATTTCACACTGTTAGTGTTGGACAAGCTGGACTGTTTTCTTTTATTCTGATGCTTTCATAATGATTTGTTTAAAAAGTGCATACATTTGAGCAGTAAAATATAAAAAGCCAttggtggattttttttttttaattctgtaCGAAAGTTAGAACATttataatgaacacacacacacacacacacacacacacacacacacacacacacacacacacacacacacacacacacacacacacacacacacacacacacacacttactagtAGCGCTAGTAGTTCCCATTAGTATCTCTAGACTGTGCCATGGTGCTCTTTTCTGGAACTAAAATGCCAAACTTTCTCCAGACTACTACTTAgtctatatttgtgtgtattttgggcAGTTCAAGTATTAGCTAGCCTTCTAGTTTTAGACCAAAACCCCATACTACCAGTTCAAATTGTAGTAGTCATATTGAGGATGGGTGTTAACCTACTCTGTTAAGCCTGTCTGTTATCCAtcagtgtgatagagagagagagagagagagagagagagagaaagagagagagatccctaCCATCTGATACGTTGCAGCCGAGGTCTTGCCACAGGAaaccatttttttgttgttgcatttAAGATAAAATGATTTCAGTGTGACAAGGGGACAGTCAAATTTGGCTGTGCTCTTCCTTGCCTGTCATGGCCACAGAATGGAAATGATCACAGGCAAATTAGAGAAGTGTATAGTTTATACCCATTTATTATACTCCATCCCCTGTTAGAAATCTAGCAATACACCTGGAAAATGCATAAAGATGTTGGCTAGAGTGAAGCCAGTTATGCAAAATCAAAATCACAGCTCAAACAGCATCAAAATAACAGCCTATTTTTTCCTATAAAGTTTTCAGAGCATGCTCTGAAACACCATGAGGAAAAGGAgctaaagttttttttattattattttaacttAGCAGACTTTACCAAACCGTTTGAGAAACGTGATGTAATTGAAGAGTGTACGGTGTGGCTTCTGATGACACCACTAGGGGGCAGGCAAGTTGCATGCATCATTAGTCCGTGCCAATGCTATCGGAACTTGCGTTTAGGCTGAAAGTGCCTGTTTTTAGTAGAATTATGGAGTCCTAAACTAAACAAAATTTAAATTCAAAAGGATTTTAGTCTGGACTACAGGCTTAGTCCATGTACAGGAAACTGAACCATGGGAGTTCAGTTGGGGAGCTAGAGGACATATGATTACATGCAACATCAATCCGTAGTGTCTGAAACTTGTTTTACTACTTTGTACTAGATAAATAGATCgataaatagatactttattgatccccaatacaaggggaaattcaatactACTTTGGCTGTCCAACAGTACCATGGGGTGGCATTGATGGAGGCATTGAACTTGATGTGAGGTGCCTGATTGAGATTTAGAACAGCTCTTGTCTTCGCCTAAGCATTAGGCCCCAAAGGGATTTGACATTTTCCCTTAAAAAACAATTTTCGTGGTTCTCACAAAAGTGTTAGGTATGTAAATAAATTTGGCAAGGACTTGGTTGGCACAAAAATCATTAaaccagacactcacacacagacagtagaAGTGGCTTAGACCAAAAGACCAAACTATTCAGGCAcgcccagtctctctctctcactcactttctcactctttctctcacacacacacacacaaacacacaaacactccaaaataaacaaatccaAGTACACATTTGCCATATAGTGCAGCTGAGTGCTCTCACATGTAGATGGTTATTATGAGCCAGCTGTAGAAACTCCACACAGAGGTTGAGAGGTGACGGAGATGACTTGTGagtcacaggaagtgacatcaagCCTGCTGCCATTCGACTGGCACCCCCAGACCAACGTTATGGAAAAATAACAGTGGCAGTAAGAAGTCAAATAAACAAGAAATCAACGAGACCACAAACCAGAGAGAGACACGGGCAgaaatgtgcgcacacacacacacgccctcacacacactcacacacacacgcaatttcGCCCTCGCGCTCTCTCAGCCATACCAGACACAGCAGCCCTACCCGGTGGTGACTGTGTGCCCACATGCCCAGCCAACTGTAATtacagtctgtttgtgtgtgtgcgtgcgtgtgtgtgtgtgtgtgtgacgtcagGCGTGACTCCTGTAGGTCTTCCCTTTCCAGCTCCTCTGCTCCaaatcacacactctcctccgacacacacacgtcaaatcGGCACTCCACCCCAGACCAAAACACAATCTCAATCTCATCAGACAGTGCACTGTATTCTGGGATGACTTTGTGCAGTGTTTCTTCAGGAAGCCACGTCTCAAATATTGTCCGCAAAAAGGATGTTTAGGAGAGGCAGTATAGGATTACCAAGCATGGTGACGTACTCTTGCGTGTATAGCTATTCAGTGTTATATTAGTCAGTCTGTTTCCACTGCGATGGGTACATTTTCTCAAGCCAAGAGCTAAGATCTATGCGAGCCTTAAGATCAAGTGTGTTGAATAAGACGTTCAGTGAAGTTGTGATAATAGGAAGGATTGTGGCATTAATGTTGTGAAAATGATAGCAGTATGGTAGGCTTAGGAAA harbors:
- the si:ch1073-224n8.1 gene encoding zinc finger protein 316, with amino-acid sequence MSTKRANCGGIGTHSPSSSNSTGSGVCRKQNTGTTMQSGGGFTFEPKGERAGCESSVSISSLKNRLAPTIRNTLAAAVDTLLGEMVLVLTETQQDLVSKEQENERLKVRLEVSEREMKTLQDCLCSAQKLIDQLQGPFGGTPNYGQQFYPTSPPGSLNPGLDRSRMGHRMPNGPDARCYGVEPDYGGNIGDASMGYDSRDDYKNCHLSIQADGTVTNHMFDSMTVNSQGMSSELHRPDVGVEVRRHPEGPGLGPLPPSGHRLTVKEEQGQASGPLCRRGGREPGSGTGAPGGGETEQTAQSVGELGCIHVVEEEGGSGGGGARRGYPQTHPPQPGPHNEASTSAGQRGHAGLRSAQKTTTTTQTTPTRGSPGTATGGHGGSTPGRSSLGERSEDGMGASAAGAMTGTNADGGDRPHLCLECGKTFRLISSLKKHVRIHTGEKPYPCGVCGRRFRESGALKTHLRIHTGEKPYACSECGTRFRHLDGLRKHRRTHTGEKPYVCAICGKRLSRLQHLKHHQRIHTGERPCVCPCCHCSFKDPASLRKHLRTSHPGDPAAATVTATQDGPLGGGFKEDPEGGAAGGGGGGGGGGGGGGAGGEDDPLQGSIGSSPGAAMRFGMWGEEEEQDEEEQPVVDCV
- the pdcd2l gene encoding programmed cell death protein 2-like, translated to MATPQENPLIGLCDGAIDDKRRNLSTFLTNKVGGEPDLLPAVSLEYPRCALCSSSLSHVVQVYCPLDASSYHRTINVFACTNSDCHGKSDSWRVLRSQCLESDIKSSTERLRAEDPAVQQAPMASTDWCDDADDWGEEEDGGETWTASKTQTVQNATVFSTEAAPDVSSQLQCLSISSRGDPKLEGPMFQPFYVSVVEESDFAWDCGMEHAKELLREYEQREGATAMDLKAGEGGGQERYEKAEARHGDAVFTGFMKRISLCPEQVLRYCRNSSPLFISKPPLDVKQIVPPCCHCGSSRTFEFQLMPALVSLLRMCDPQLDLAIEFGTVLVYTCQSSCWISGLNSPMEEFAFVQADPDQKHFK